One segment of Fuscovulum ytuae DNA contains the following:
- a CDS encoding efflux RND transporter permease subunit → MSPSDIFIKRPVLSTVLGLLIVLLGLQGFFNLQIREYPEVEETVVTITTIYPGASPDLIQGFITSPISAAVATTENVDYITSSSSPSMSTVTVNMRLGANPDIALTEVLSKVQQVRSRLPSEAEDPTIVKGTGMTFATMYLALQNPNMTSEQVTEYIERVIRPRMSTIPGVAEIQVLGGQVYAMRVWIDPVRLAGRNVTAAEVLAAINASNFLAAPGRTRGDLVTYPITMETTLQTPEAFGALPIKGNGADVVRLSDVARVELAAESTDTIVNFNGEPGTFIGVFPTPGANPLDMSSAVLAELPLIQASLPEGMTLSLMYDATEQISASIEEVFLTIAEAVAIVILIILLFLGSFRSVLMPVVTIPLSLLGVLFVLYLFGYSINLLSLLAMVLAIGLVVDDAIVVVENVHRHIEEGFRPIQAAFIGMKEIFGAVIAMTITLAAVFAPLAFTGGLTGALFREFAVTLAGSVIISGIVAVTITPMMAARLLQKGGHSRFQVTVDRAFDGLANWYERRVSSSLDYRPVTILMVVALVGLTGYLFTKTSTELAPEEDSGALFSFVNAPPYATSDYTRTYVDQMRELTQDLPELSANFSITGFGGGTNTAIALWAFKDWSERERSQAEIQQELQGKIGAITGVQAFVFAPPSLPGAGGGLPISVVLQSTGPSDRIFEVAEEVKAAAMASGRFIVVQNSLSYNSSQVVLRIDRDRAAALNLPARDIGTTLGLLVGGGSIAQFDRDSNSYDVIMQVPPEYRNNPERLTEFYIRSATGRMVPLSAVVTVETEVAPTAIEQFNQLNSTTISALPIPGVSTGDALQVIVDEARKVMPDGFFIDYSGQSRLEVTEGNTILLAFGLAVVVIYLVLAAQFESFRDPLIILMSVPLSIFGAIVPLNLGLGTLNIYTQVGLITLIGLITKHGILMVEFANQARRERGLSARDGIVIAAKVRLRPILMTTAAMALGVIPLIIADGAGAAARYSVGLVIFSGITVGTIFTLFVVPAFYTLISRKTLAKPVEDPVSAH, encoded by the coding sequence TGTGGATTACATCACCTCTTCCTCATCGCCATCGATGTCGACGGTCACCGTCAACATGCGGCTGGGGGCCAATCCGGATATCGCCCTGACCGAGGTCTTGTCGAAGGTGCAACAGGTGCGATCCCGCCTGCCGTCCGAGGCCGAGGATCCGACCATCGTCAAGGGCACGGGCATGACCTTTGCCACGATGTATCTGGCCTTGCAGAACCCCAACATGACCTCGGAACAGGTCACGGAATACATCGAAAGGGTGATCCGCCCGCGCATGTCCACCATCCCCGGCGTGGCCGAGATTCAGGTACTGGGCGGGCAGGTCTATGCCATGCGCGTCTGGATCGATCCCGTCCGCCTTGCCGGCCGCAACGTGACCGCGGCCGAGGTTCTGGCCGCGATCAACGCATCCAACTTCCTTGCCGCGCCAGGGCGCACGCGCGGCGACCTTGTCACCTATCCGATCACGATGGAGACGACGCTTCAAACGCCCGAAGCCTTTGGTGCCCTGCCGATCAAGGGCAACGGGGCCGATGTGGTGCGCCTGTCCGATGTGGCGCGGGTGGAACTCGCGGCGGAATCCACCGATACGATCGTTAATTTCAACGGCGAACCCGGCACCTTCATCGGCGTCTTTCCGACGCCCGGGGCAAACCCCCTCGACATGTCATCCGCCGTTTTGGCGGAACTGCCGCTCATTCAGGCCAGCCTGCCCGAAGGCATGACGCTTTCGCTGATGTATGACGCCACTGAACAGATCAGTGCCTCGATCGAAGAGGTCTTTCTGACCATCGCCGAGGCCGTGGCCATCGTTATCCTGATCATCCTTCTGTTCCTTGGGTCTTTCCGATCCGTCCTGATGCCCGTGGTGACGATCCCGCTCTCCCTTCTGGGCGTGCTGTTCGTGCTGTACCTCTTCGGCTATTCGATCAACCTTCTCTCCCTTCTTGCCATGGTGCTGGCCATCGGCCTTGTGGTCGATGACGCCATCGTGGTGGTCGAAAACGTGCATCGCCATATCGAGGAAGGCTTCCGCCCCATTCAGGCCGCCTTCATCGGGATGAAAGAGATTTTTGGCGCCGTCATCGCCATGACCATCACGCTGGCCGCCGTCTTTGCCCCCCTCGCCTTTACCGGAGGGCTTACGGGGGCGCTGTTTCGCGAGTTCGCGGTGACGCTGGCGGGATCGGTCATCATCTCTGGCATCGTGGCTGTCACCATCACCCCGATGATGGCCGCGCGGCTGCTGCAGAAAGGGGGCCATTCCCGCTTTCAGGTCACAGTAGACCGTGCCTTTGACGGGCTGGCCAACTGGTATGAACGCCGCGTGTCCTCCTCGCTCGACTATCGCCCAGTGACCATCCTGATGGTCGTCGCGCTGGTCGGCCTGACGGGCTATCTCTTCACCAAAACCTCCACCGAACTGGCGCCGGAAGAGGATTCGGGTGCCCTCTTTTCCTTCGTCAATGCGCCGCCCTATGCAACTTCGGATTACACGCGCACCTATGTCGACCAGATGCGCGAACTGACGCAGGATTTGCCGGAATTGTCGGCCAATTTCTCGATCACCGGCTTTGGTGGCGGCACAAATACCGCCATCGCCCTATGGGCCTTCAAGGACTGGTCGGAACGCGAACGTTCGCAAGCCGAAATCCAGCAAGAGCTGCAAGGCAAGATCGGCGCGATCACCGGGGTGCAGGCCTTTGTCTTTGCGCCCCCGTCCCTGCCGGGCGCGGGCGGCGGCTTGCCAATCAGCGTCGTGCTGCAATCCACCGGCCCTTCGGACCGCATCTTCGAAGTGGCCGAAGAGGTGAAGGCCGCCGCCATGGCCTCAGGCCGTTTCATCGTGGTGCAGAATTCGCTGTCCTACAATTCCTCGCAGGTCGTCCTACGCATCGACCGCGACCGCGCGGCGGCGCTGAACCTGCCCGCGCGCGACATCGGCACAACGCTGGGCCTTTTGGTTGGCGGTGGCAGCATCGCGCAATTTGACCGGGATTCGAACAGCTATGACGTCATCATGCAGGTGCCGCCTGAATACCGGAACAACCCCGAACGGCTGACTGAATTCTACATCCGCTCGGCCACCGGGCGGATGGTGCCGCTTTCTGCCGTGGTGACCGTCGAAACTGAGGTGGCCCCCACCGCCATCGAACAGTTCAACCAGCTGAACTCGACCACCATCTCTGCGCTGCCCATCCCCGGTGTGTCCACCGGCGATGCCCTGCAGGTCATCGTGGATGAGGCGCGCAAGGTTATGCCCGACGGGTTCTTCATCGATTATTCGGGCCAGTCGCGGCTAGAGGTGACCGAAGGCAATACCATCCTTCTGGCCTTCGGTCTGGCGGTCGTGGTGATCTACCTCGTCCTTGCCGCGCAATTCGAAAGCTTTCGCGACCCGCTGATCATCTTGATGTCGGTGCCCCTGTCGATCTTCGGGGCGATCGTGCCCCTGAACCTTGGTCTTGGCACGCTGAACATTTACACGCAGGTCGGGCTGATCACGCTGATCGGGCTGATCACCAAACACGGCATCCTGATGGTGGAATTCGCCAATCAGGCCCGCCGCGAGCGGGGGCTGTCGGCCCGCGACGGCATCGTCATCGCGGCCAAGGTGCGCCTGCGCCCCATCCTGATGACGACGGCCGCCATGGCGCTTGGGGTGATCCCCTTGATCATCGCCGATGGCGCGGGGGCGGCGGCGCGATATTCGGTGGGCCTTGTGATCTTTTCCGGCATCACGGTGGGCACGATCTTCACGCTTTTCGTCGTGCCAGCCTTCTACACGCTGATCTCACGCAAGACCTTGGCGAAACCGGTGGAAGACCCTGTCTCGGCGCATTGA
- a CDS encoding DUF1330 domain-containing protein, with protein sequence MPAYWIAHVTVTDPEAYKGYQSLAPAAFARFGARFLARGGQSEVLEGPEAARHVVIEFPDLAAARACYHSDEYRAARAARAGAAEVAVVIVDGL encoded by the coding sequence ATGCCCGCCTATTGGATCGCCCATGTGACGGTGACGGACCCGGAGGCCTATAAGGGCTATCAGTCCTTGGCCCCTGCGGCCTTCGCGCGGTTCGGTGCGCGGTTTTTGGCGCGGGGTGGGCAGTCCGAAGTTCTGGAAGGGCCAGAGGCCGCGCGCCATGTGGTGATCGAATTCCCCGATCTTGCCGCCGCGCGGGCCTGTTATCATTCAGACGAATACCGCGCCGCGCGGGCGGCGCGTGCGGGGGCCGCCGAGGTGGCAGTGGTCATCGTCGATGGGCTTTAA
- a CDS encoding GntR family transcriptional regulator yields MSRWPHKAKGDGMEHLAPDELRIDRPPQTLRGIALDRLRAAIIAGRFPGGTRLVERTLCDQLGVSRSVVREVIRVLETEGLVETLPHRGPVVARLDWAQARQVYDIRRQLEGSAAEVCATVADAGVDAALAQALAQIREGGDEGVFVATTRFYEVIFAAAGHHIAWEIVQRLNGRISRLRALTLAATERAVPGPERMARIAAAIAARDGARARRAVEDHLTEAAALAQHALEAE; encoded by the coding sequence ATGAGTCGTTGGCCGCATAAGGCCAAGGGAGACGGGATGGAGCATCTTGCACCGGACGAGCTGCGGATTGACCGCCCGCCCCAGACGTTGCGTGGCATCGCTCTGGACAGGCTGCGCGCGGCGATCATCGCGGGGCGCTTTCCTGGTGGCACGCGGCTGGTGGAACGCACGCTCTGTGATCAGCTTGGCGTCAGTCGGTCCGTGGTGCGCGAGGTGATCCGGGTGCTGGAGACGGAAGGGCTGGTTGAAACGCTGCCCCATCGCGGGCCGGTGGTGGCGCGGCTGGATTGGGCGCAGGCGCGGCAGGTCTATGATATCCGGCGTCAGTTGGAGGGCAGCGCGGCAGAGGTCTGTGCCACTGTCGCGGATGCGGGCGTGGATGCGGCCTTGGCGCAAGCCTTGGCGCAGATCAGGGAGGGCGGCGACGAGGGGGTCTTTGTCGCCACGACGCGGTTCTACGAAGTGATCTTCGCCGCCGCAGGCCACCATATCGCATGGGAGATCGTGCAGCGCCTGAACGGGCGAATCAGCCGTCTGCGGGCTTTGACTCTGGCCGCGACGGAGCGTGCCGTGCCGGGGCCGGAACGGATGGCGCGCATCGCCGCCGCCATCGCGGCACGTGACGGGGCCAGGGCGCGGCGTGCGGTAGAGGACCATCTGACCGAGGCCGCCGCCTTGGCGCAACATGCGCTGGAGGCGGAGTGA
- a CDS encoding amino acid synthesis family protein: MPAEIRKTLLHVETTLVEGGRSAPRPLKLIGAAAVVRNPWAGLGFVEDLKPAIHDIAPELGALLTGMILDAAGGGDKVEGYGKAAICGLKGEVEHASALIHTLRFGNHYRQAVGAKTYLAFTNIRGGANTPIMIPLMDKNDEGRRSHYLTVHFAIPDAPAEDEIVVALGASIGGRPHHRIGDRYQDLKDLGHDVANPAAV; this comes from the coding sequence ATGCCCGCCGAAATCCGCAAGACCCTGCTGCACGTTGAAACCACGCTGGTCGAAGGGGGCCGTTCCGCGCCGCGCCCCCTGAAACTGATCGGCGCTGCGGCGGTGGTCCGCAACCCTTGGGCCGGGTTGGGGTTTGTCGAAGATCTGAAACCTGCCATCCACGACATCGCCCCCGAACTCGGCGCGCTGCTGACCGGCATGATCCTTGATGCAGCAGGCGGTGGCGACAAGGTCGAAGGCTATGGCAAGGCTGCCATCTGCGGCCTGAAGGGCGAGGTAGAGCATGCCTCCGCCCTGATCCACACCCTGCGCTTTGGCAATCATTACCGACAGGCCGTGGGCGCCAAGACCTATCTCGCCTTCACCAATATCCGGGGCGGGGCGAATACGCCCATCATGATCCCGCTGATGGACAAGAATGACGAGGGCCGCCGCTCGCATTACCTGACCGTGCATTTTGCCATCCCGGACGCCCCTGCCGAAGATGAGATCGTCGTGGCCCTTGGCGCCTCCATCGGTGGACGTCCGCATCACCGCATCGGCGACCGCTATCAGGATCTGAAGGATCTGGGCCATGATGTCGCGAACCCTGCGGCTGTCTGA
- a CDS encoding alpha/beta fold hydrolase: MMSRTLRLSDGTTVGLIEVGPKDRAGEPLVLIHGVGLNARAWAPQIAALAASHRVFAIDMPGHGGSSPLPQGARLPDYVTWAARVILALNVGAVNVAGHSMGALIATGLSADYPELIRRVAMLNAVHRRTPEARAAVLARALAMAEGQFDAQAPLDRWFTRSAEETPLRAQVARWLQEVDRQGYAAAYHAFAEGDDVYADRWASICCPALVLTADGDPNSTPEMTRAMAATAPCGRAVVIEGHRHMVNLTAPDRVTAALRDWLAIPLMAETEGLRA; the protein is encoded by the coding sequence ATGATGTCGCGAACCCTGCGGCTGTCTGACGGCACCACGGTCGGGTTGATCGAGGTCGGGCCAAAGGATCGGGCCGGGGAACCCTTGGTCCTGATCCATGGCGTGGGGCTGAACGCCCGGGCTTGGGCACCGCAGATCGCCGCACTCGCAGCCAGCCATCGCGTCTTTGCCATCGACATGCCAGGGCATGGTGGGTCCTCCCCTCTGCCCCAAGGCGCGCGCCTGCCCGATTACGTCACATGGGCCGCGCGGGTGATCCTTGCGCTGAACGTCGGCGCTGTGAATGTAGCAGGGCATTCCATGGGGGCGCTGATTGCCACCGGGCTGTCCGCCGATTACCCCGAACTCATCCGCCGCGTGGCCATGCTGAACGCCGTCCATCGCCGCACGCCCGAGGCGCGCGCCGCCGTCCTTGCCCGCGCCTTGGCCATGGCCGAAGGGCAGTTTGATGCGCAAGCCCCGCTTGATCGTTGGTTCACCCGCAGCGCCGAAGAGACCCCCTTGCGCGCCCAAGTCGCGCGCTGGCTGCAAGAGGTGGACCGCCAAGGTTATGCCGCCGCCTATCACGCCTTTGCCGAAGGCGATGATGTCTATGCCGACCGCTGGGCATCCATCTGCTGCCCTGCCCTGGTTCTGACGGCGGATGGCGATCCGAACTCCACTCCAGAAATGACGCGCGCCATGGCGGCAACTGCCCCTTGCGGGCGGGCCGTGGTGATCGAAGGGCATCGCCATATGGTCAACCTCACTGCGCCCGACCGAGTGACGGCGGCCCTGCGCGACTGGCTGGCCATCCCGTTGATGGCCGAAACCGAAGGGCTGCGCGCATGA
- a CDS encoding flavin reductase family protein: MTDPTDTRRALRDAFGTFMTGVTVVTTTDGAGQPLGFTANSFASVSLDPPLLLVQIARNSANYVKFTTTAHFAVNILAEGQKDISSTFARPVADRFAGIDWQPGPEGSPILPGVAAWFDCTLFKVVDAGDHAILIGHVEGFHASTAPGLGYYRGTYFTPVATQATVPTGPDIIVSAILERGGQVLLVDDGFGGLTLPTARVGRDGTAAALAALTHQSGLTAAPGPLYSVYEDVARGQQHIAFRCPCTGGTPVKGAFVDLAPDSFAEVTDQALRVMLERLAEESRMGNYGIYFGNQDRGQVALVSGGTT, encoded by the coding sequence ATGACCGATCCCACCGACACCCGCCGCGCCCTGCGTGATGCCTTTGGCACCTTCATGACCGGGGTGACCGTCGTCACGACAACGGATGGCGCGGGCCAACCGCTTGGCTTTACGGCCAACAGCTTTGCCTCCGTCTCTCTCGACCCGCCGCTCCTTTTGGTGCAGATCGCGCGAAATTCCGCAAATTACGTAAAATTCACCACCACCGCGCATTTCGCGGTGAACATCCTTGCCGAAGGGCAAAAGGACATCTCCTCCACCTTCGCCCGGCCTGTGGCGGATCGCTTCGCCGGGATCGATTGGCAGCCGGGGCCAGAGGGCAGCCCGATCCTGCCGGGGGTGGCGGCTTGGTTTGACTGCACCCTTTTCAAGGTCGTGGATGCCGGCGATCACGCCATCCTGATTGGCCATGTCGAAGGCTTTCACGCCAGCACCGCGCCGGGCCTTGGCTATTACCGTGGCACCTACTTCACCCCTGTGGCGACGCAGGCCACCGTTCCCACAGGGCCGGATATCATCGTCTCGGCCATCCTTGAGCGGGGGGGGCAGGTGCTGCTGGTCGATGACGGTTTCGGCGGCCTGACCCTGCCCACCGCCCGTGTCGGACGCGACGGTACTGCCGCCGCCCTTGCCGCTCTGACCCATCAATCCGGACTGACTGCCGCGCCCGGCCCGCTTTATTCCGTCTATGAAGACGTAGCCCGCGGGCAGCAGCATATCGCCTTCCGCTGCCCTTGCACGGGCGGCACGCCCGTCAAGGGTGCCTTCGTCGACCTCGCCCCCGACAGCTTTGCCGAAGTGACCGATCAGGCCCTTCGCGTGATGCTGGAGCGGCTGGCCGAGGAATCGCGCATGGGCAATTACGGCATCTATTTCGGCAATCAGGACAGGGGCCAGGTCGCGCTGGTCTCCGGGGGGACCACGTGA
- a CDS encoding LLM class flavin-dependent oxidoreductase, with protein MKFSLFVHMERVSPTDPEPRLYAEMLELCHMADEGGMCAIWTGEHHGMSFTIAPNPLLNLVDLARRTKNVRLGTGTVIAPFWHPIKLAGEAAMADIIMDGRLDLGIARGAYSFEYERILPGLDAWNAGGRMRELIPAIKGLWAGDYAHNGQYWQFPATTSAPQPLQRPHPPIWVAARDPNSHEFAVANGCHVQCTPLHNPFAEIETLMGRFNEACAKSPDVPRPKIMVLQHGYVAKDRADADLAAQELNHFYNYFGAWFLNKRPISKGLIEPLTEAEIAAHPFYSPQVMRDNLLIGDVPEVIDKLHRIKALGYDEFSLWIDSGQSFQRKRDSLKRFIEDVMPAFQ; from the coding sequence ATGAAATTCTCGCTCTTCGTGCATATGGAGCGTGTTAGCCCAACCGACCCCGAACCGCGCCTTTATGCGGAAATGCTGGAACTGTGCCACATGGCCGATGAAGGCGGCATGTGCGCGATCTGGACGGGCGAACATCACGGCATGTCCTTCACCATCGCGCCGAACCCCCTACTGAACCTTGTCGACCTTGCACGGCGGACCAAGAATGTCCGCCTAGGCACGGGCACTGTCATCGCCCCCTTCTGGCATCCGATCAAGCTGGCGGGTGAGGCGGCGATGGCTGATATCATCATGGATGGCCGCCTTGATCTTGGCATCGCGCGGGGGGCCTATAGCTTTGAATATGAACGCATCCTGCCGGGGTTGGACGCCTGGAACGCAGGCGGGCGGATGCGCGAGCTGATCCCAGCGATCAAGGGCCTTTGGGCCGGCGACTACGCCCATAACGGGCAATACTGGCAGTTCCCCGCAACAACAAGCGCCCCGCAACCCTTGCAACGGCCCCATCCCCCGATCTGGGTCGCGGCGCGCGACCCGAACAGCCACGAATTCGCCGTGGCCAATGGCTGCCATGTGCAATGCACACCTCTCCACAATCCCTTTGCCGAAATCGAAACCCTGATGGGCCGCTTTAACGAGGCCTGCGCAAAATCGCCCGACGTGCCGCGCCCGAAGATCATGGTCCTGCAACATGGCTATGTCGCCAAGGACCGCGCCGATGCCGACCTCGCCGCACAGGAACTCAATCACTTCTACAACTATTTCGGGGCATGGTTCCTGAACAAGCGGCCCATTTCCAAGGGCCTGATCGAACCCCTGACCGAAGCGGAAATCGCCGCCCACCCCTTCTATTCCCCGCAGGTGATGCGCGACAACCTTCTGATCGGCGACGTGCCCGAGGTGATCGACAAGCTGCACCGCATCAAGGCGCTGGGTTATGACGAATTTTCGCTCTGGATCGACAGCGGCCAAAGCTTCCAGCGCAAGCGTGACAGCTTGAAACGCTTCATCGAAGATGTGATGCCCGCCTTCCAATAA
- a CDS encoding aldehyde dehydrogenase, with translation MDRFQLYIDGVFEDGAARFPSLDPATGAAWTDMPEAREDEVNRAVTAAHRAFITGPWPKMTATQRGKLLMKLADLMAEAAPDLARLETRDTGKIIRETTAQITYVADYYRYYAGLADKIEGAHLPIDKPDMEVWLRREPVGVVASIVPWNSQLFLSAVKLGPALAAGCTVVLKASEDGPAPLLHFARLIHAAGFPPGVVNILTGFGATCGQVLTTHPKVAHIAFTGGPGTARAVVRNSAENLASTSLELGGKSPFIVFDDADLDSAANAQVSGIFAATGQSCVAGSRLLVQAGVKDAFLAKLKEKAEAIRIAAPDDMATEVGPLCTARQRDHIIATIAASQAKGAKVITGGAPLPGAGFYFPPTILDCSSAPEAPALAEEFFGPVLAVESFATEEEALEKANATAYGLASGVFTRSLTRAHRMIRGIRAGVVWVNTYRAVSPIAPFGGHGLSGHGREGGLAAALDYTRTKTVWLRTSDDPIPDPFVMR, from the coding sequence ATGGACCGGTTTCAGCTTTACATCGACGGGGTGTTTGAGGATGGCGCAGCCCGCTTTCCCAGCCTCGACCCCGCGACGGGCGCCGCTTGGACCGATATGCCCGAGGCCCGCGAGGATGAGGTGAACCGCGCCGTCACCGCCGCCCATCGCGCCTTCATCACAGGCCCATGGCCCAAAATGACCGCGACGCAGCGCGGCAAGCTCCTGATGAAACTTGCCGATCTGATGGCCGAGGCTGCGCCGGATCTTGCCCGGCTGGAAACCCGCGACACAGGGAAAATCATCCGCGAAACCACCGCTCAGATCACCTATGTGGCCGATTACTACCGCTATTACGCAGGTCTTGCGGACAAGATCGAAGGCGCGCATCTGCCCATCGACAAGCCGGATATGGAGGTCTGGCTGCGCCGCGAACCCGTTGGCGTGGTGGCCTCCATCGTGCCTTGGAACTCGCAACTGTTCCTATCCGCCGTGAAACTCGGCCCTGCCCTTGCCGCAGGCTGCACGGTGGTGCTGAAGGCGTCGGAGGATGGCCCCGCGCCCCTTTTGCATTTCGCAAGGCTCATCCATGCTGCGGGCTTTCCCCCCGGCGTGGTGAATATCCTTACAGGCTTCGGTGCGACCTGCGGCCAGGTCCTGACCACACACCCGAAGGTGGCCCATATCGCCTTCACCGGCGGCCCCGGCACGGCGCGGGCGGTGGTGCGCAATTCGGCCGAAAACCTTGCCTCCACCTCGCTGGAACTGGGGGGGAAGTCGCCCTTCATCGTCTTTGACGATGCCGATCTCGACAGTGCCGCCAATGCGCAGGTGTCGGGCATCTTTGCCGCCACGGGGCAAAGCTGCGTGGCAGGGTCACGCCTTCTCGTGCAGGCCGGCGTCAAGGACGCCTTTCTCGCCAAGCTGAAGGAAAAGGCCGAAGCGATCCGCATCGCCGCCCCCGATGACATGGCAACCGAAGTGGGTCCCCTCTGCACCGCCCGCCAGCGCGACCATATCATCGCGACCATCGCCGCCTCGCAGGCGAAAGGGGCCAAGGTGATCACAGGCGGCGCCCCCCTGCCCGGCGCGGGTTTTTATTTCCCGCCCACCATCCTTGACTGTTCCTCCGCCCCCGAGGCCCCTGCACTGGCCGAAGAATTCTTCGGCCCCGTCCTTGCTGTCGAAAGCTTTGCGACCGAGGAAGAGGCGCTGGAAAAGGCCAATGCCACGGCCTATGGCCTTGCCTCTGGCGTTTTCACAAGGTCCCTCACCCGCGCGCATCGGATGATCCGGGGCATCCGGGCGGGTGTCGTCTGGGTGAACACCTACCGCGCCGTCTCGCCCATCGCCCCCTTCGGTGGCCACGGCCTTTCTGGCCACGGCCGCGAAGGGGGCCTTGCCGCCGCCTTGGACTATACGCGCACGAAAACCGTCTGGCTGCGCACGTCCGATGATCCGATCCCCGATCCCTTCGTCATGCGCTGA
- a CDS encoding phosphotransferase enzyme family protein codes for MTDPVEKVLALWGLSGAECRLVAGRENRVFRVVAPWGTAALRLRRPGYRSDAELRSELDWMAAMRKAGLSVPQPIASASGALLEQVEGFRVDLLQWLPGQPLREGRAPLALSDAPAVFARLGAEMARFHAACDAWTPPEGFIRLRWDAEGLLGKAPIWGQFWDNPTLSADQRAFFLRFREKAAAELARIGGALDLGLIHADLVGENVLLDGDRLHLIDFDDGGWGFRLFDIATALLKHRQEPDYPALEAALLAGYGQLRAVDAAPLPLFMALRAVTYLGWIVPRLREDGGTARNARFIADAEVMCARWLDAQG; via the coding sequence ATGACCGATCCGGTCGAAAAGGTGCTGGCGCTGTGGGGGCTGTCAGGGGCGGAGTGTCGCCTTGTTGCGGGGCGAGAGAACCGGGTGTTCCGGGTTGTGGCGCCTTGGGGCACGGCTGCGCTGCGGCTGCGGCGGCCGGGCTATCGCAGCGATGCGGAATTGCGGTCCGAATTGGACTGGATGGCCGCGATGCGGAAGGCCGGGCTTTCGGTGCCGCAACCGATCGCGTCTGCATCTGGGGCGTTGCTGGAACAGGTCGAGGGGTTCCGCGTCGATCTGTTGCAGTGGCTACCGGGACAACCGTTGAGAGAGGGGCGCGCGCCCTTGGCCCTGTCGGATGCGCCTGCCGTCTTTGCGCGTTTGGGGGCCGAGATGGCGCGGTTCCACGCAGCTTGCGATGCTTGGACGCCGCCGGAAGGGTTCATCCGCCTGCGATGGGATGCTGAAGGGTTGCTGGGTAAAGCCCCGATCTGGGGCCAGTTCTGGGACAACCCGACGCTGTCAGCTGATCAGCGGGCCTTTTTCTTGCGGTTTCGGGAAAAGGCTGCGGCGGAACTGGCGCGGATTGGTGGTGCCTTGGATCTGGGGCTGATCCATGCCGATCTGGTGGGCGAGAATGTGCTTTTGGATGGCGACAGGCTGCATCTGATTGATTTCGATGATGGCGGCTGGGGGTTTCGTCTGTTCGACATCGCAACTGCCTTGCTAAAGCATCGTCAAGAACCGGACTACCCGGCCTTGGAAGCGGCGCTGCTGGCGGGCTATGGCCAACTCCGTGCGGTCGATGCGGCCCCGCTGCCCTTGTTCATGGCCTTGCGGGCGGTGACCTATCTGGGTTGGATCGTGCCCCGTTTGCGGGAAGACGGGGGAACGGCGCGCAATGCCCGGTTCATCGCGGATGCCGAGGTGATGTGTGCTCGTTGGCTCGATGCGCAGGGCTGA